The sequence TTTTTGTTAAATTGGAATTGTCACGCTTCACATTAACACAAAGTCACTAAATCTATTCTTTAAGACTAAAATCACTACTTTCTTTAACACAAAATCACTAAATCTATTCTTTAAGACTTTCTACTTTCTTTTCTCATGAATGAATGAAATGATGTTTCCGTACATCCATTTCGTCCCTCTTTTTTGTTAATCTTTACTTGTGGATAACATGAAAATCCGAAAACTCTGAATTCTGTATTACATTTCATTATTATGCAAGATTTTTTTTAGTTGTTATGTTCTTAGAAGAAAAAGTGAATCCATGGGTCACACTACATGAGAAGGAATCCAACAGCCCTATGAAATGCCAAAACTTTATTAAAAGATTTCTTAGATACTTAAAGCTTCTTTTTCACATGTTAATGCCATCTCCACTTTATTCTCTTTACACCAGTTTTTATTGCCCTCTTCTATCTGTGTCTTTGTACCATTAACTTCCAACTcttcgaagatgaagacaagtatTCTAAGCCCAAAACTAGTTTTCCTGTATTGGTGTACCTTCTTTCTATTCGTTAATCATCTCTGTTGTTCCCAGATTACCTGCCCAAACTGTGGTTCCATGCAAGTCCCATACCCTTTAAGTACTAGTCCAAACTGTGGCAACCCTGAGTACTCTCTTCGTTGTGATTCTCACACACAAAAGCTTTACTTCGACACCCTTAATGGAAGTTCATACCTCGTTCTTAGAATTCAAGCTTCCGTGCACCGCATGGTGGTGAAAACATCTCCATGGATACCTGGGACATGTGTTACACAAGACATGCCGATCAGTGAGGGTCTTTGGTTGAGCCAGACGCTTCCTTTTAACGTCACATCTTCAAATACCGTCTTCTTCTTTAACTGCTCACCTCGCCTTCTTGTGTCTCCTCTGAATTGCAGCAGCGCTAGTCTCTGTCACCAGTACCTGGAACAGTCTGGACGCGTAGACCCCAACCGTGCCCGTCAATGTGTTAATGAGGTTCAACCTTGTTGCAGTTTTCTTGCAGGAGGAATGCCTTCGGCTTACAAAATACGTCTTCATGCTTCAGGCTGTAGAGCATTTAGAAGTATCCTTCATCTAGACACTGGAAAACCAGCTAGTGAATGGGAAGAAGGTTTAGAAATCCAGTGGGCTCTCTACCATCCGAACCTCTCTGCAGAACCCAGCTTGATTGTTCAAGAACCTCGACATGTTCGAGTTCTACTAAGCCTGGTGTTTCACGTTGTCTTTGCATTAAGGGATATTACTGGGATCAGGCTCTTGGAACTTGCTCAAGAGAGGTCAAGAACCGATCCACCGCAAGGCTGGGTTTAAAGGTTGCGACTGGAATATGCTCCTCCTTCTTTCTTGTCATAACTGCAACTGTCATTGCATTAAGAAACTTCAAACGAGTTAGCAATCAGGCGAAGCTTGCAAAATCAAGAGAAGACATGTTGAAAGCAAGCAATGGAGGGAAATCCTCAAGGATATTCAGCTTGAAGGAGGTCAAGAAAGCAACTTGCGGGTTTTGTAAGGATCGAATCTTAGGCATCGGTGGCTTTGGGGAGGTATACAAAGGTGAGCTTCATGATGGTACTGTAGTGGCTGTTAAATCTGCTAAAGTGGGAAACATTAAGAGCACAAATCAAGTACTAAATGAAGTCGGAATTCTTTCTCAAGTCAATCACAAACATCTTGTCAGACTTTTGGGTTGTTGCATCGAAGCAGAATTGCCCTTGATGATTTATGAGTATATACCCAACGGAACCCTCCATGATCATCTACAGCGCAAGTTTTCTTCATTTCTGAACTGGAAAACAAGGCTGAAaatcagtttgcaaactgctgaaGCGTTGAGTTACTTGCAGTCATCAGCTTACACACCCATTTATCACAGAGATGTTAAATCAACCAATATCCTATTAGATGAGAATATGAACGCAAAAGTGGCAGATTTCGGACTCTCCCGGTTAGCTGTGCCGGGGTTGAGCCATGTTTCGACTTGTGCACAAGGAACACTAGGATACTTAGATCCTGAATACTATAGAAACTACCAATTAACCGATAAAAGCGATGTTTACAGTTACGGAGTTGTATTACTCGAACTCCTTACTTCCCAGAAAGCTATCGATTTCACACGAGATCAAGATGACGTAAACCTGGCAGTACACGTGAACAGACTAGTCAGTAGTGATGCAATGATGGAGGTTGTCGATAGTAAGTTGCTGGATAATgagccttacactacaacactgACAAGTATGAAACTCTTTGCTGACCTAGCACTGGCATGTCTCCGAGAAAAGAAGACGGAAAGGCCTAGCATGAAAGATGTAGTTGAAACCAAAATTGAGCAAAACCAACAAGGAGACTTTGGGTAGGCTGGAAGAGTCTCAAACACTAGATTTGGAGGTGGTCAATGCGGATATGAATATAAACAATGTCTCTGAGACTGCTATCGACAAGGCTGGAAATTTGGAGACTCCTAGGAATGAGGAGCATAATGACAGTGGAAGCCTAAAAGAAAAAGGGGAGTCCCGTGTACAATCAAACGAAGAGATGGTAGATAATGTTGCGCATATCTCTATTGAGGAGAAGGCAGAGTTCCCTGATGTGGAATGGAAATACGTTAGGCGAAAGAACAAGGGAAGTagcaaagaaaatggaaagaaagtAGATGAGCTCAAAAATAAGAATTCTTTTGAATCTCTTATTGAGGTTAATGAAGACCTTCCCTCTGTAGAGACTTTTGTGTCTCAAAGCAACAACAATGATCAACACAATGAAGACGCCAtgtatgtggatgattgtgtagagcCAAATGAGGAGTCAGAATATGAAACCGATAATGAAGAGACATGTGTGGAGAAGTTTAAACCCATTGAGAAGGTCTCGTGCAGAAAATCTTGGACTAAAGAGCAACACGTGGATAAACTTCTGCGATGCAGTACCTTATTAGGTGTTCCTCATGGAGGAAAGGAAAACATCTATGAAGGAATTGTCGACAATTACAAGTCCTCAAGAACTGATAAGGAACGAGCAAGACTATCATGGAATGGGGAGATTAGTAACGAGTTGTTAGGCCGCGGCAAGAGAACCTGTGCAAAGAAAAAGTTCTAAGAGGCTAGAGACAGTGATTTAGTCGGCTGTTTTTGGCTTCTTGATGTTTGTTGCCTtagttttattttccttttcatgttGAATTTTGGCTGTTATGCCATATCTTTGTAGCACTTTCAAGTGCACTCTTCTTTCTCTATTTCTTTTTTccctttttaataaaatttaaccTTTTTAAGTCAAAAAAAAAGATGTAGTTGAAGAACTGCAATCTATCATTACCATGCTGAATCAAGATAATGTTTCAAGTGATTTAGCTGCTAAAGTAGTTTCTAATTTTCGTATCAACGCTTTTGATTAGAAGATGTTTAATACGTAAAATGGTGGTATGGTACATGTGTTTGTATGTAAACTGTGTGCATGCATGTTTTAGCTTTTGAATATTCCTGAAATGTACGGATTTTCCAAATATGAAAGTTATTGCTAAGATAGGTTTGAATGATTCTATATACAAAAGTAGGGTCAAGATGAGGATATAAACAAAAGGCTACTTGGGATcagatacttttttttttctgtgtgtAGAAAAGCTACTCGatcaaaggagaaaaaaaaaagaaagtcatAAAGAAAGTCATAAAGATTCCAAAGATGTAGACATCCATAGAATAACTTTGACAATTCTAAGTAGTGTAGAGAAAAAAGCAGTGTAACTTTCTCAAATGGGGAAAGCATTAGGAGCTGCATTTGCATAATTCAATCCTTGGGGTTGTGCTTTGTAGTATTTTTTTCTTGTTGGGGAATTAGCACTATATTTGTAGATAATGGGTTCCTAAATTtggaaaaatatttgaaaattcagAAGAATAATATCAAGAAACTTATAGTaattgaaaaaagaagaagattatttgTATATATGAAAACTTTGGGAACCAGGCACCTAATCTATATGCAATTATCGAAAATTATGTGGTTCGATGTTCGAATTGTACCCCCACTGAAAAAACAATGTTCATTGTTTGAGAGACACAGTGATGTTCTAATTGCACCCCATTGAGAAATAAACCAATGATCACCGCGTTGATGAAGATCTTACAAAATCCTGTCTCCCTAGGCTTTTCAATTGGTAGTAAGAAAGTTAGTTGCTTTGGGTGATAAATTAGATTATcaggctaaaaatgtggcatacTTTTGGAGAgtatgttgatgatgctttttatGATGGAAGTTCAGTAATTATGGATTAAACTGAAATCAATATCAAGTGGGGGAGGTAATGCACTAATGCTCCTGTAGTCAACAGAGGAATTATCAAAGCAGAGATTGTTAAAGAATAACACATTTAATTTATCAAACTATCTAAAAAGGCTATTATTGCCCACAATCAGAGAACATACTCTATTTTAAAGCCTCCATAACTACAACATTCGTTACGTTGATATTGCTTCAGCATGACGAGAaggaaaggaaagggaaaagattGTCAAGCCAAAATGAGTCGAAAACACTACAATATAATGTAAGAAAAAACATCATCCTCAATTTTGgtggggaaagaaaatgaaaaagggcTTAATGAGCAAGGTAGGAAAGGGGTAGTTCTTAAAAATTGGGACTCCATTTCGAGACCCCTTGGTGAAGGGGGctggaaataaaaaatattaaacatTTCAACTTAACTATGATAGCTAAAATGGGATGGCGGTTGACAGAAAAACCAGATTCGTTTTGCGCATCTATTCTTAAAGCAAAATATTTCCCTAACAAAGATATTCTACACATAAACACCACCCCAAATAGGAGGGATAGTTGGATTTGGAAGGGATTGTTGACTGGAATTcaacaaataaaaaatcataatttttggGAGTTAGAAAATGGCACTAACATTGACATTTGGGAGGATTTTTGGATCCCAGGCACCAAACCACCATATTATAAACCAAACTTGACAACTGATAATCTGGTAAAAGTGAGTGATCTTTTCACTCCTTCCAAAGAATGGGATGTCACTATATAACCACATCAACTCTGTAGGAAATCCTAATCAGGACTGGAATATCATCTGGAGAATGAACATTACACCTTCAGTAAAGATTTTCATTTGGAAAGCAACGCACTCAATTCTGTCCAATAGTATGCGAGTTGCAGCTGTCATTCCAAACATAAACACAACTTGTAAGTTGTGTAACAACAGACAAAAAACCTTAACTCACCTATTCTTGGGGTATAACTTCGCAGTCCAGGTATGGATGCACCTAAAATTTGATATGCAGTTCATTCGAAATGACACTAATACTTTTCATGAATGGTTGaataattgttttgaaaacccgaaCAGAGGAGGCTATGGTATAGAATGGCAGGTCCTCTGTAGTGTTACTATTTGGCACATTTGGAAGGCCAGATGTAAAGTAACATTTAAAAAAGAAAGCCAAAACAGTGTTACTATAGCCATTGAATAGCTACTTGACAGTGAACAATCAAGGATACAATTTAATGCAAACTCTTTTTTATAATCCTCTAAATGATGCAACATTGAAAGTGACAAAGACGGAGGAACTACCAAGACAAATGGATATACAAATCAACATAGCTCTAACAATGACGAATTGTGAAGCAAAATCCGGAATTGGCCTGACTTTACGTGATTacacaggaaatacaagagaAGCTAGGGGATGCattccacaacagcaacaacaactgaGCAGCTAGAGAAAGAAGGGGCTGAAGCAGCTTTCAAATGGACCACAGAGTGGAGTGGACATACGATCACCTTCAGAAGTAACTCAAAGGCTACTTTTCCGTTGCTCATAGGAATGTATGCAAAAGCAAGACAGCAAAGATATCAGATCAGTGGGGATTTCTGCAATAATACTAAATTCGACATCAACTTTTTAATTAGCTCTTTTGCTCTAGTTAGGAGATCAAACTTATTTTGGGCAGCTAACTTATCAGCCTTTTGTAATAAATTTTTAATCAATCATGCCTGGACTGGCTATGCTTTATGGGCAATCTTAACTTTTTTGGATATTCAAAATTGGAACCAAACCATAATGGTTCATAGAAACATATCTAATGTAATATGAGGGAAACCTCTTtttctatataaaaaaataattctgAATCACATCAGACCCCAAGAGAGCAAAaacatgaatacaaccaaaatgctCTCTTTATCGCTCTATATATATCCCTTCAAATATTTCTGGAAGTCTAATAAATGAACTAGAAAGACAATCCTAACaggagaaaaaataaaataaaaaaagagttCGAAATGGGAATTGTAAAAAGTTTGTATATTCCAATGGTGTACTATCAAAAATTCTTGTAGAAGGTTTGTTAAATTCCAATCGTGTACTATAAAAAAATCCACGCCTCATGAGTCCACCCCGAAAATCCAATTGCAGGCAGGTGGGCGGCACTCAATCGTTTTTAATTGACCGCAACCTCGGTGGATAAAAAGTTATTGGAATGTATGACTTCTTGACCATTTCCAGCAGCTGCTTTTGCCTTGAAGAGCTTGAGCACCTGTACTGCCTCGTCTACTTTAGCTGCCAATGACTCTGGCGATtccaataataataacaattctGAGTTGTCCATCTCTAGGAGCATTCCAGTTATTTTCGCTGCAAGTTCATGCTGCAAACCTCAAAGCAAGAATATACACAAGATGATCAACATCGGCAAACAAGAATACCATAAATGAGCTCATCCAATTGGAAAAAAATAGACGTAATTTATTAATACTATCTTTACTGTGGCGATGTAACAGTTGCAAATACAATGTACCAATAATAGTGTAATTCATTAGACTAACTACCAACAATAAGAAAAAATCACCTCAAGGTTCTGGACGAGTGGGAAGAGATACTCCCCAAGTATCTGTTTTTGGTGCTGAGGGGAAGCAGCAGCAAGCATGCTACTCAACATTTCCAATCCACCCTGTGAACCAGCGTCAGAAGCAGCAGATCCATTGTTCATCTCGTGCTGCCGCCCGTTTGGTACATACTTGGCCTGACCAGGCCGCTATCAAATCAAAATAAAGCTTCAGATCACTTCGAAGACAAAATAACACTTTCCTACTAATGATACTAGGATTTTATAAGAACGTGTAAGTAAATTGCAGAAATATCCATGCCTGGGGATTATTCGAGTCTTTCGTTGCTTGAGTGGGTTGGTGTTGTAAATGTGGCCTAAATGGTACACCAGCCGGGGAATACATAGGCCCTGTCATCCTACCCCTGTTGTGCCTGTGCGGTCTAGGAGCACCTGGCATCTGTAAAAGAAAAGGGGAAATCACTATAATCCAGTTGTAGTCCCACATTTGGCtaaattttatcttttcttttgcaagTCCAAAGACAAACATTGAGAAACTAACCATGTGAAGTGGCACAGGCTGGAATGTTGGTCTGGCACTAGGAAGAAATCCATTGGCCCTCCATCCTGGTCTCATACCTAAAGGTTGATACATTAGCCCCTGTCTTGGAGGCATTTGTGGAATAACACCAGGAGGTGTGTAGTATAGAGGAGAATATCCAGCAGGTATAACAGCAGCTGAGGATCCTGATAATCCTGCCATTCTCTGCCCATATTGCAGCTGCAATTGTGCTTGTCTGTCCTCTTTACGTTGAGCAATGGCAACATAAAGAGGCTTGTGGTGAAGCATGTATCCTGTGCATATGTAACAATGACAAATAGCATGTTGTTTAATGATTATTATGAAGAGAAATCATGAGTCGAAAGTTTGAAGCGAACGCATGAGGAATCTTTTCAATTTTCTAAATTTGCTAGTTATATATATAATGTAAAATGTGAGTGAGTTCCATCTCCATGGCCTGTTTCAATCAAATGTTTCCGCGCACCATGCTCTGGCTCAAAAATCTTACTATGCTGTCCCAAGCACAGATTAAACAGAGAGGCCATGCCCTTTTTGTTCCTATGCTAAGCAACCTTGAAGTCTAATTTTGACAACTTTCTAATTATGTGTACATGACCATGGAAGGGAAAAGATCAACTCACCATGGAAGGTGCTTACTGCTTTGTTGGCTTCCTCGGGAGTAGAGTAGCAAACAAATCCAAAGCCTCTACATATTCCCTTATCATCACGCATCAGCTTTACAGAAGTAATTGTGCCACACTGGCTAAAATGTTCACGGAGTTCATCCTCATCAACTCCATCTTCGATATTCTTAACATATACATTTGAACCCTAATTTGACAGACAACACTTAAATGCATCAAAgaggaaaaccaaaccaaactaaaAAGAGTGAACTGAAGGATACATTTAAGTAAGGTAGTGACTACCTTATATTTTTGGATTTGCTCCTTGCGCTTTTCCTCGTACTGGCGACGTAAAATTTGGTCTCGCTCTGATCGCTTTTGTGCACGTCCAACATATATGACTTTCGAACCTAGTAGTCAACACAAAACACACCAAATCAGGTTTAGCAAGTTAAAAGGGGGAGCACTACCCAAAATCACAAAGTAACAGTACCCACCTAGTTGTGTTCCATTCATCGCCTCTGTTGCCCGTTTTGCATCTTCAGGGATTTCAAAGTTGACAAATCCAAAACCCTTTGACTTCCCATTGTTGTCCTTGGTAACAATCAAGTTAGTAATTTTTCCAAACACAGAGAACTTCTCCTGGAGTTGTTCTTCTGTCAATTCAAGATCCAGATTCTTCATGTATAAGTTAGTATAGTTAGAATCATGGCTTGGTAAAGCCCTATCACTTTTCTTCACAAAGGTGGCAACATATCTGCAGGTAAATGATTTACAAAAGTATATGGATATGAGAAAACAGAAACAAGTGTAGACGATTCCCGGAACAATGCAATGCCGAGGACCCAACAAATATCAAAAGAAAATGGGGGAAATTAGAAAGAGAAAGACATTGCCACTAAATAGAGAATAAAACATACATTTGTTTGCCTTCAACAGTGGAGCCATTAAGCTTCTCAAGGGCTTGATTTGCGGATTCCTCTGACTCAAACTGAACAAAGCCATATCCTTTGCTCTTCCCATCTTGGGACATTGCAACTTTGCAAGACATAATGTTACCAAACTCCGAAAACACCTCTTGAAGCCTCACATTATCAATTGAATCATTCAAGTTCTAAGCAAGCGCATCCAAAAACACGAAACATGACATTCAATTCCCATCTgatcataaatcaatttacatTACCATCTGCACACATATCTAGTGTTCAATGAAAAATACACGTACCTTGACAAACAAATTACCAATCCCACTCTTTCTGACTTCTGCATCACGATTAGACCACATAACCCTTATCGATTTCCCATTCAGTAAAGTGTGATTAGTCTTCTCAATTGCCCGAATTGCTATCCTCAAAAAGTACCAAATACAaacacaaaaatcaaaaaatgaCAACAAAATATATAACAAATGATCCCAAAATTTTACAAAAATTCTTCCGGATTCTAAGAAAAAATCAAACAATGATCTCTAATTCCATTAAGAAAACCAAATCCAGATCataaaatcaaacaaacaacCGAAAAAAAATCGTTTTGGATGAATATGAATACCATCTTCAGGAGTAATGAAATTAGCATAACCATAACCAAGAGATCGTCCAGTTGCAGAATCTCTACAAACCCGAGCGGAAGCAAAATTCTTCAACCTAGAGAATAACTCATCCAAATGTGAATCAGTTACATCGACATGCAGATCACCAACATAAAGTGATGCAGGAACTTGAATAGTTACTGCTACGTTTGTAGAAGAAGGGGATGGTGAAGTATGACTGGCTGTCATTGTAGGAGTAGCAGCCATTTCTAAAAACCCCTCTGTATATATACTTCAAGTTAATCAAataatcagaagaagaaaaacaaaagcgAAAATCTCTGTCTTTCTTCTCCcctctgtaatttttttttgtttttgtgttttttagGGTTAGGTTTTTTCTCTGATCTTGCAGAGAGTGATTAATTAATGAAATGAAAGATATTAGAGAGAGAAACAGAATATATATACTGGTTGATTTGCATGGGCGGGAGTTTTGGAGGAAAGGTCTTATTACTGTGTCTGTATGGAGTGAAAGGGTAATTTGGTCAGTGAGTGTGGGACCCATTCAAAATTCAGTAGTTTCGTTAACCAAATCTTAACCGTTTGGTACGCCGTTTCTTTCGGGAACCCGTTTTCCGGTGCTACAGTCGCGTCTGTTCGCTCGTTTGTATCCATGCTCTTTTACACTTATGTGAGTTTAAAGACTTGAGTTCTTTGACATATCGATTAATATGTAATTAGTATCTACACATATACTAGTTGTGGGCCCATGCGAAGCAGGGGCTCAGATTGATTATCCCAATTCATATAGTTTTTCATTATCGGAAGAACACAAAATTAGATTgttaaataatttttttgtttgtgaAAATGTACATTCGCCTTGCAAGATCGAAGACAAGGTAACTTTGTGAAAATGTATATAGTTCAGTTGCCTTGTGAATGTTCAAACTTATTTTTCGGACTATAAAAAGATGGGACACTGTCTCTCCCCacagtcattttttttttgcaaaaaggaAACATGGCATTTTATACATTGGCCGcaagatttttgtttttagtcttttCATTTTACGATTGAGTAAATGTCATTAAAGTGTACAACTCTGAAGAGGCCAAGATGAAGCTTGTTTCTATGAAATTCAGctcatagaagaagaaaaagaaatacacAACTTATACTTATGTCACCCTGAGTCACCTGGAATCCATGGATTAATAATAGAGAGCAATGTCTATATGCCCAAGCTCCACCATTAAACAACAAACCGATAAAAATTGTAACACCGTCACTTAATCTTACGTCACATTGGCACTTGGAGAAGAGTAAAACACAGTTAGGGAAGTAGTAAAATGATCTCGAGAGCAGGAAAGGGTAGAAAATTATGTTGATGGCCTAATGGGCTCATAAGAGCTTGAGAGTGGGCAATATCATTTCATGTTCACAGTCACAGCTTGCTATAGTGGTTACTAAAAGAACCACAATTAAGAAGGAAAAGTTTTCAGAGATTGAaataatatatatagaaaagtaTTAAACCTAAATAGTTTGGAGTAGGGACATACAAAATGCCTCCATGAAAGTATTCTCAGTGAAAGAGGAAAATACAGGATTACAAAAGAGCTTACAGTTTACCAAATACATCCCACCAATATCCTGGGTAAGAAATTCATCATGAATGTCTGGATGAGTGCACTTATAAATTTAGGAGGGGTgcaatacaacaaaattagaaGAATGGTTTGACTCTCTGTGTTGTGTTACATGATTATCAGCTTTATGTATTACAAACTAAGAGTCTATGATACCTGAGATTCTATCTTATTTGCAATAGTATCGAATGATGTAATGTCAGCAGGATGCTAACTCCATAGTTGAATCACGAATCAAAAGTAAGATCATTGACTAAAGCTCTTGCACCATCAGCAACAATAACAAATGTTTAAGACAACGTGACAGTCCAAGCAAATGGAAGCAACCAGCTGACAACATTAATATGATTCTAGTTTTCATCGATGTAAACCATCTTCATGGTAGCTGGCTCGTACAGAAAACACTCCATCTTCCTAAAGCAGTGCCTAGGATTTGCTCTTCTTATTTCTTAGGAGCTGCTGCAGGGATTGCATTTCCCTGTAATTTTTGGCAAAGTTATTCCTCTGGTAACTGTTGGAAAactttatgtattttattttaaacctttaactaaataaaattaattatttttttctcttatGGATGGAAAacctttttagtcccacatcgggaatttcttcttcttAAGTGGTATTATTCGGTTGTATAAACAAATTCTCTACTTCTATAAAACCAATGGGAAAGGGGTttttctatattttagagagaccccaagggaaaatattttatattgttttatttagCGTTCGCGATTTTTCTTATgagtttttcggagttgccaagctcaagttgagcatctactacatatgctagtagtaggtgtagtagggtgttttatccctTGAGTGTAACCGGGCTCTAATGTCTTaaagacagcgtgttgaacacgtgactcactctgttttccaaagttttgccttgttactgttgcggagatatggggagctcgtccgtttcgtcaaagcaatcacttccattataaaaaagctaagtatcaataacttttgcttatttgatttttccttgtttttgattattgcacccaacaatcttaagacattagaatttgtaataatcaAGAATGGTTGATTgttttgtgaatcatggatgttaattgtggagtgaaaaacaaaaaacgaattttcGGTCAGCTGTAGGGTTTTGAATTTATTTcctaacctagaaggaatttagtTAAACCATTTTGAACTAAAGTactagacatcctgatagttacccacgtaaaatttagGAATTTTTGGACTTGTAAAAgcattttttttgatattttacaaaatagagaaacgtttctgaaaaattttgACGAAAAAATTTTTGTTGTTGacttatggggtaaccatgagttttttgaaatggtgttcaaacgaagtttgtagatctagatgttatcttcaaaactcatattttattttccgattCAGAACTAAGGTTACTGAGATGTGGTGTTTTAGATGATTGAGAAATTACCGTCTTCctagtcagagtataaacgaagattgtgacatgaaactgGAAAGGGGGACATGGATAACAGTCGCATGTGAATGAACACAGGTTTTCCAAAGATGACAAAGGTGATAACATCAAAGGaaactctaagcgtagtcttcttaagaaaggtatgtttcgtaagcCTGATACCACCTTATATGTAGATGTATTCTGTCATTAATGCAGAATATCTGAAGCTTTTTGAACCTCCACTacttagtgaagaagaagatgatcaagAGTTAAAATTACCACAAGTAGAAGACTTATGGGTAGAACGAGAAGAAGTTCTTAAAGAAGATTGCATTGTTGAGACGAAAGTGATGCCTACCAGAAGAGGTGACTGTGTCATGTTTCGTGTGGGACGTGCAGGTCAAGTACCAAGTAAAGCAAAATGGTTTAACAAGGAACAAGGTGAGGTCGAATTTCCACAGCTTCAGTTCAAAGCTTCCACAGGAGTTTCAGCTTTCTAAAATGGGGGAGCCATGATACAGGAATATCGTATCTAAGGGACAACTAAAAGCTGCCAGATGAGGCTGATTATTAGCCTAGGTTTAGTTGAGCCATAGGCTAGAGAATATCTAGAAGGTACTATAAGAGGTGTAAGTTTGATAAATTGGCCTAGAAGTTTGAGGTTTTCTAACTTAgataggattcctagtttagatgagttctaaaaactcatagatttatttctttttcagcaagtttacactcctataaaaggaggagattgttaggcTAGACAGGTAGAGAAAAACGAGAGAGGAGGCAGCCAGTTTAtggtttgtaatagagtttttctttcacagtttaaaagaagaagaagttagcagCAACAATCATATTCTTATTATTTTCTGTTTATTATTCTTTTCTTCGTGTTCTCTTAATCTTTTCTACAAAGAAGTACTGACTCTAGGTACCACTGATCAATTATGTATCAATAAGTGACATAGTTGAGATCACTAATTAAAAAATTGGATCATATAAGCAATTTATAATCACTAATTGACCATTTGGGCCTACAAAGTTAGTGAAATTTCATAAAGCCTAGCCTTTCCTAA comes from Papaver somniferum cultivar HN1 chromosome 7, ASM357369v1, whole genome shotgun sequence and encodes:
- the LOC113298753 gene encoding polyadenylate-binding protein 7-like, which gives rise to MAATPTMTASHTSPSPSSTNVAVTIQVPASLYVGDLHVDVTDSHLDELFSRLKNFASARVCRDSATGRSLGYGYANFITPEDAIRAIEKTNHTLLNGKSIRVMWSNRDAEVRKSGIGNLFVKNLNDSIDNVRLQEVFSEFGNIMSCKVAMSQDGKSKGYGFVQFESEESANQALEKLNGSTVEGKQIYVATFVKKSDRALPSHDSNYTNLYMKNLDLELTEEQLQEKFSVFGKITNLIVTKDNNGKSKGFGFVNFEIPEDAKRATEAMNGTQLGSKVIYVGRAQKRSERDQILRRQYEEKRKEQIQKYKGSNVYVKNIEDGVDEDELREHFSQCGTITSVKLMRDDKGICRGFGFVCYSTPEEANKAVSTFHGYMLHHKPLYVAIAQRKEDRQAQLQLQYGQRMAGLSGSSAAVIPAGYSPLYYTPPGVIPQMPPRQGLMYQPLGMRPGWRANGFLPSARPTFQPVPLHMMPGAPRPHRHNRGRMTGPMYSPAGVPFRPHLQHQPTQATKDSNNPQRPGQAKYVPNGRQHEMNNGSAASDAGSQGGLEMLSSMLAAASPQHQKQILGEYLFPLVQNLEHELAAKITGMLLEMDNSELLLLLESPESLAAKVDEAVQVLKLFKAKAAAGNGQEVIHSNNFLSTEVAVN
- the LOC113295377 gene encoding uncharacterized protein LOC113295377 codes for the protein MNINNVSETAIDKAGNLETPRNEEHNDSGSLKEKGESRVQSNEEMVDNVAHISIEEKAEFPDVEWKYVRRKNKGSSKENGKKVDELKNKNSFESLIEVNEDLPSVETFVSQSNNNDQHNEDAMYVDDCVEPNEESEYETDNEETCVEKFKPIEKVSCRKSWTKEQHVDKLLRCSTLLGVPHGGKENIYEGIVDNYKSSRTDKERARLSWNGEISNELLGRGKRTCAKKKF